ATCGGTTTGGCCCAAGTCGGGGCCGTCCGCTGACGGCCGGCCCCGCTGGCCTGGACTCAGCGGCGCTCCAGGCGGCTGATTTCCGCCTGCAGCTGCTGCACCGCCTGGCTCAGGTTTTCACTGTTGGCCAGCTGCTGCTCGCCCTGGGCCACCAGCGCCTTGAGCCGCGCCAGGTCGCCGCTGGTCTGGGCCTCCTGCAGCGCCACCGCGTACAGCGGGTGGGGATGCATGGCGGGCTGGCCGGCCTGGACTGCGCGTTCGCCTTGTTTCTGCTCCACCGGTGCCTGGCTCACGGCGGCGTGTTGCACCACGTGCCAATGCCCCTGGTACTGGTACTTGTAGCTGGCGAAGCCGCTGGCCCAGTCGAGGCCGAGGATGCCCTGCAGATGGAAC
This genomic stretch from Pseudomonas sp. Os17 harbors:
- a CDS encoding DUF1842 domain-containing protein: MTIGLFHTRIIVANPVIGAPVLTLDLLVNTPQKRVSGVARITQSTSPPLQFRADVWGDYSQVKLDPSSEGHIILSLAGNPSGPTSQIAETFHLQGILGLDWASGFASYKYQYQGHWHVVQHAAVSQAPVEQKQGERAVQAGQPAMHPHPLYAVALQEAQTSGDLARLKALVAQGEQQLANSENLSQAVQQLQAEISRLERR